The following proteins are co-located in the uncultured Propionivibrio sp. genome:
- a CDS encoding ATP-binding cassette domain-containing protein, with translation MIGNAVIEVSGVSKHVDNGGEPLVILHENSFIVGAGESVAIVGASGSGKSTLLGLLAGLDLPSAGRIVLAGQDLASLDEDARAVLRGRVLGFVFQSFQLLPSLTALENVMLPLELAGAEAARATALTWLERVGLSHRLNHYPKHLSGGEQQRVALARAFAPQPLLVLADEPTGNLDAATGHQIIELMFEINTERKTTLILVTHDEEIAARCGRRLRMHGGSIAELA, from the coding sequence ATGATCGGGAATGCGGTGATTGAGGTGTCCGGCGTGAGCAAGCACGTTGATAACGGCGGCGAACCGCTGGTCATTCTGCACGAGAATTCTTTCATTGTGGGCGCTGGCGAGAGCGTGGCGATCGTCGGCGCATCGGGGTCGGGCAAATCGACGCTGCTCGGTCTGCTGGCCGGACTGGATCTGCCGAGCGCCGGCCGCATCGTGCTGGCGGGACAGGACCTCGCGAGTCTCGACGAGGATGCGCGCGCCGTGCTGCGTGGGCGGGTACTCGGCTTCGTTTTCCAGTCGTTCCAGTTGCTGCCGTCACTGACGGCGCTCGAAAACGTGATGCTGCCGCTCGAACTGGCCGGCGCCGAGGCGGCGCGGGCGACGGCGTTGACCTGGCTCGAACGCGTCGGTCTGTCGCATCGCCTGAATCACTATCCGAAGCACCTCTCCGGTGGCGAGCAGCAACGGGTGGCGCTGGCCCGTGCTTTCGCGCCGCAGCCGCTGCTGGTCCTCGCCGACGAGCCGACCGGCAATCTCGATGCCGCGACGGGACACCAGATCATTGAACTGATGTTTGAAATCAATACCGAACGCAAGACGACGCTGATTCTCGTGACCCACGACGAAGAAATAGCCGCGCGCTGCGGCCGGCGTCTCCGCATGCATGGCGGTAGCATAGCCGAGCTTGCCTGA
- a CDS encoding arylesterase, with protein sequence MLRPSSFRLLRSLLVLFILAQPLAALAARTVLIFGDSLSAGYGIRQEDAWPSLLAKRLQERHPDYNVVNASISGETSSGGRSRLPAALERHNPSVVVIALGSNDGLRGLPIATLRENLLAMIDAAQKTKARVLLVGQRLPPNYGRYAEEFAQTFADIARQRRLASVDFLLEGIATRRDLFQADALHPTAEAQPILMESVWKRLEPLLK encoded by the coding sequence ATGCTCCGACCGTCCTCGTTCCGTCTGCTCCGCAGTCTGCTCGTCCTGTTCATCCTTGCCCAGCCGCTGGCCGCCTTGGCCGCGCGTACCGTCCTCATCTTCGGCGACTCGCTCTCCGCAGGCTACGGCATCCGCCAGGAAGACGCCTGGCCGTCGCTGCTTGCCAAACGCCTGCAGGAAAGGCATCCCGATTATAACGTCGTCAACGCCAGCATCTCGGGAGAGACTTCCAGCGGCGGCCGTTCGCGCCTTCCCGCCGCACTCGAACGTCATAACCCGTCCGTCGTCGTCATCGCGCTCGGCAGCAACGACGGCCTGCGCGGCTTGCCGATAGCGACGCTGCGCGAGAACCTGCTGGCGATGATCGACGCCGCGCAGAAAACCAAAGCCCGCGTGTTGCTCGTCGGCCAGCGCCTGCCACCCAATTACGGCCGCTACGCCGAAGAATTCGCACAGACCTTCGCGGATATCGCCAGACAGCGCCGCCTTGCCAGCGTCGACTTTCTCCTCGAAGGCATCGCCACGCGACGCGATCTGTTTCAGGCTGATGCGCTGCATCCGACCGCCGAAGCGCAGCCAATCCTGATGGAAAGCGTCTGGAAGCGGCTCGAACCCCTGTTAAAATAG
- the mnmH gene encoding tRNA 2-selenouridine(34) synthase MnmH → MKNGIAGIDERDAFDDIIDVRTPAEFAEDHIPGAINCPVLDNDQRIEIGTMYKQLSPFEAKKLGAAYIAESIARHLRESFLTRPRQWRPLIMCWRGGERSGAMTHVLRRIGWNAAQLDGGYKSYRRHVIDQLETLPAQFHFTVVGGATGNGKSRLLQALARQGQQVLDLEALACHKGSVLGVLPDTPQPSQKRFETLLLATLARLDPARPVYVEAESRKIGQVFLPTPLLERIRASACLCIDAPFDARVDFLLRDYDYFVADPNTLDTRLDALRDLHSRETLAKWKTYAHAGEWRTLVAELLQQHYDPLYQRSQARNFSGFGTPKTYAPADLDDASIDALAARIVGDAAALPPSS, encoded by the coding sequence ATGAAAAACGGCATTGCCGGCATCGACGAACGCGATGCCTTCGACGACATCATTGACGTGCGCACCCCGGCGGAATTCGCCGAGGACCATATTCCCGGCGCGATCAACTGCCCCGTGCTCGACAACGATCAACGCATCGAGATCGGCACGATGTACAAGCAACTGTCACCCTTCGAAGCAAAGAAGCTCGGTGCCGCCTACATCGCGGAGAGTATTGCCCGCCACCTACGGGAAAGCTTCCTGACGCGGCCGCGTCAATGGCGTCCGCTCATCATGTGCTGGCGCGGCGGCGAACGCAGCGGCGCGATGACGCACGTATTGCGGCGCATCGGCTGGAACGCGGCGCAGCTCGACGGCGGCTACAAATCCTACCGCCGGCACGTCATCGATCAGCTCGAAACGCTGCCGGCGCAGTTCCATTTCACCGTCGTTGGCGGCGCCACCGGCAACGGCAAGAGCCGCCTGCTCCAGGCGCTGGCAAGACAGGGCCAGCAGGTGCTTGACCTCGAGGCGCTGGCCTGCCACAAGGGTTCGGTCCTCGGCGTACTGCCCGACACACCGCAACCCTCACAGAAGCGTTTCGAGACGCTGCTGCTGGCAACGCTGGCACGTCTCGATCCGGCCCGGCCCGTCTATGTCGAGGCCGAGAGCCGCAAGATCGGCCAGGTCTTCCTGCCGACGCCGCTGCTCGAACGCATCCGGGCGAGCGCCTGCCTCTGCATCGACGCACCGTTCGATGCCCGCGTCGACTTCCTTTTGCGCGACTACGACTATTTCGTCGCCGACCCCAACACACTCGACACGCGTCTCGACGCCCTGCGTGACCTGCACAGCCGCGAGACGCTGGCGAAATGGAAGACGTACGCGCACGCCGGCGAATGGCGAACACTGGTGGCCGAACTCCTGCAGCAGCACTACGACCCGCTCTACCAGCGTTCGCAAGCGCGCAACTTCTCCGGATTCGGCACACCGAAAACCTACGCCCCCGCCGATCTCGACGATGCCAGCATCGACGCGCTGGCCGCCCGCATCGTCGGCGACGCTGCCGCGCTTCCGCCAAGCAGTTAG
- a CDS encoding GNAT family N-acetyltransferase, which produces MQDRHPLTRLFAASSVAVVGASEREHAIGTVVFRNLQNAGYTGRLYPVNPRHDAVFGIPAYKTLGEIGTPVDVAIICTAPATIPDILKQCGHSDITAAIIVTSYSGLAETGTRLERRTLKIARNLGIRILGPDGAGILRPDIGLHATTASPAVKAGRLALVTASPALCSAVLDHAAKADAGFSSVIVTGAAKDISIPGILDYLAGDPQTLGILLQLDRIDDARALMSALHATARVKPVVVLHTPDADAPVDDAVLDAALYRAGAVRVRSLGEWLDAATILGRGRLATGAHLAILADDPASAALATLRSAVHSLPSPVFAPATRKALAAVQLAGDRPDGLVRLTHEDMPFALRKAVEALLADDAVEALLAVLAPSATTPPHRLTRVLTDAVAKTDKPIFAAWTGSSTGVAGRQLLRRHGIAAFETPEAAVDAFALLVDDLGLQTHLQQVPEAGDTPPWQPHEGARLLIDAARAEDRVHLSPGECHAALRDAGIVTPVATLARTAAEAVAAALQAGFPVVLRADADVLTGDARMRLRADTPGAVRAAFDTLLAVARERAGTGTAIDGLWITADPERPQTVELRLGVRRDAHFGPVLSLGKNDFGIPDALALPPLDRPKAQALIAAANLPPLGPAGNTALIAVLTGASRLVCQNAALDTLVIGRLSIDASSALATEVDIALAPDARQLPALTPYPLRWVREWALADGERVILRPVAPEDAGIEQEFVRHLSDESKYYRFMDALRELTPATLVRFTQIDYAREMALLATITEGTAERVIGIARYVACADGETAEFALVVADAWQKRGVGRQLMRALIEEAREKGYRRMVGDVLAMNAKMLRLASALGFAIQPDPDDSTVQRISRALDV; this is translated from the coding sequence ATGCAGGATCGACATCCTCTCACCCGACTGTTCGCAGCAAGCTCGGTGGCCGTCGTCGGCGCCTCCGAGCGCGAGCATGCCATCGGCACCGTCGTCTTCCGCAATCTCCAGAACGCCGGTTACACGGGACGCCTGTACCCCGTCAATCCCCGCCATGACGCCGTCTTCGGCATCCCCGCCTACAAGACGCTCGGCGAGATCGGCACGCCGGTCGATGTGGCGATCATTTGCACGGCGCCGGCAACAATCCCCGACATCCTCAAGCAATGCGGCCACAGCGACATCACCGCCGCGATCATCGTCACGTCCTATTCCGGACTGGCCGAGACAGGCACGCGGCTCGAACGGCGCACGCTGAAAATCGCCCGCAACCTGGGCATCCGCATTCTCGGCCCGGATGGCGCCGGCATCCTGCGGCCCGACATCGGCTTGCACGCGACGACCGCCAGCCCCGCGGTCAAAGCCGGCCGCCTCGCCCTCGTCACCGCCTCCCCGGCCCTGTGCAGCGCCGTCCTCGACCATGCGGCCAAAGCCGACGCCGGATTTTCCAGCGTCATTGTCACCGGCGCGGCGAAAGACATTTCGATACCCGGGATTCTCGACTATCTCGCCGGCGATCCGCAGACGCTCGGCATCCTGCTACAACTCGATCGCATCGACGACGCACGTGCGCTGATGAGCGCCCTGCATGCGACAGCACGCGTCAAGCCGGTCGTCGTACTGCACACCCCGGACGCCGACGCGCCAGTCGATGATGCTGTCCTGGACGCGGCACTGTACCGGGCCGGCGCCGTCCGCGTGCGCAGTCTCGGCGAATGGCTCGATGCGGCAACAATCCTCGGTCGCGGGCGTCTTGCTACCGGCGCGCATCTCGCCATCCTCGCCGACGACCCGGCCAGCGCCGCCCTGGCCACTCTCCGCTCCGCCGTTCACAGCCTGCCATCGCCCGTTTTCGCGCCGGCGACGCGCAAGGCGCTTGCCGCAGTGCAGTTGGCCGGAGACCGTCCCGACGGCCTCGTTCGCCTGACACACGAGGACATGCCGTTCGCCTTGCGCAAGGCCGTCGAGGCATTGCTCGCCGACGACGCGGTCGAGGCGCTGCTGGCCGTGCTGGCGCCGTCGGCGACAACACCGCCGCACCGGCTGACCCGCGTGCTGACCGACGCCGTGGCGAAAACGGACAAGCCGATCTTCGCTGCCTGGACGGGCAGTTCGACCGGCGTCGCCGGACGCCAGTTGCTGCGCCGCCACGGCATCGCCGCCTTCGAGACGCCGGAAGCCGCCGTCGATGCCTTTGCGTTGCTGGTGGATGACCTCGGCCTGCAGACGCACTTGCAACAGGTTCCCGAGGCAGGCGACACGCCGCCGTGGCAGCCGCACGAAGGCGCACGACTGCTGATCGACGCCGCGCGGGCGGAGGACCGCGTTCACCTGTCACCGGGCGAATGTCATGCCGCGCTGCGCGATGCCGGCATCGTCACACCAGTGGCGACGCTGGCGCGGACCGCCGCCGAAGCCGTCGCTGCCGCATTGCAGGCCGGATTTCCGGTCGTCCTGCGCGCCGATGCCGATGTACTAACGGGCGACGCCCGCATGCGCCTTCGCGCCGACACGCCCGGCGCCGTGCGCGCCGCCTTCGACACCTTGCTCGCAGTTGCGCGCGAGCGCGCTGGAACAGGCACGGCGATCGACGGACTCTGGATCACGGCCGATCCCGAGCGCCCACAGACTGTCGAACTCAGGCTCGGCGTCCGCCGGGATGCGCATTTCGGCCCGGTACTCAGCCTCGGAAAAAATGATTTTGGCATACCAGACGCACTGGCGCTGCCACCGCTCGACCGACCGAAAGCACAAGCGCTGATTGCCGCGGCGAATCTTCCGCCGCTCGGACCCGCCGGAAATACGGCGCTGATTGCGGTGCTGACCGGCGCGTCGCGACTCGTCTGCCAGAACGCCGCGCTCGATACACTCGTCATCGGGCGCCTGAGCATCGACGCGAGCAGCGCCCTGGCGACGGAGGTCGACATCGCGCTCGCGCCGGATGCGCGCCAGCTCCCCGCTCTCACACCGTATCCGCTGCGCTGGGTACGAGAATGGGCGCTTGCGGACGGCGAGCGCGTCATTCTCCGGCCCGTCGCACCGGAAGACGCCGGCATTGAGCAGGAGTTCGTCCGGCATCTCTCCGACGAGAGCAAGTATTACCGTTTCATGGATGCGTTACGCGAACTGACGCCCGCGACGCTCGTCCGCTTCACTCAAATCGACTATGCACGGGAAATGGCGCTGCTGGCGACGATTACCGAAGGAACGGCTGAGCGCGTGATCGGCATCGCCCGCTATGTCGCCTGCGCCGACGGCGAAACGGCAGAGTTCGCGCTGGTTGTCGCCGATGCCTGGCAGAAACGCGGCGTCGGCCGCCAGTTGATGAGGGCCCTGATCGAAGAAGCGCGGGAAAAGGGTTACCGTCGCATGGTCGGCGACGTACTGGCGATGAATGCCAAAATGCTGCGTCTGGCCTCGGCGCTCGGCTTCGCCATCCAACCCGATCCCGACGACTCGACGGTCCAGCGCATCAGTCGTGCGCTGGACGTCTGA
- a CDS encoding methyl-accepting chemotaxis protein: MIDRMTLKTKIALLVLAALVGLLALTGLSAMKTRQDLLESKKETIQSVLEGVEATLTAYQKEEAAGKMTREQAQKAATEVISMIRYGGQDGKSEYVYAYTTEGYGVYHVAKDRIGKPLFDTVKDPKGNYTVRDIVAKAKATPSGAYLYTLTARPGEKEPIDKLGYVKLFEPWSWVVGTGVYVDDIDTEFRRRLVSDLAIAFGLLAIIAWLGFVIARGVIRQVGGEPADAIRFMARVSDGDLSGDMPDVMPGSMLDSMGNMVRSLRKMVSEIGENSLRLSKGSDHISTASREVATAAQKQSDATSAMAAAIEELTVSINHISENARDSQQNSAHSVQLSEAGFERVQTASEEINGIASVVSDAATRVRKLEERANQISSIAGVIKEIAGQTNLLALNAAIEAARAGEQGRGFAVVADEVRKLAERTSLATVEIEEMIAGIQSDTVQVAGVMDAALPQVDSGVAAAQSAADSLRQIKESSERTLERIREVADSTQEQSVASDNIAQKVEEIASMVEETTAAMSANAETAGDMERIADELNLLVGRFRC, encoded by the coding sequence ATGATCGATAGAATGACGCTAAAGACAAAGATTGCGCTGCTGGTGTTGGCTGCCCTGGTTGGTCTTCTGGCGCTGACCGGCCTGTCGGCGATGAAAACGCGGCAGGATCTGCTCGAGTCCAAAAAGGAAACAATCCAGTCTGTTCTCGAAGGTGTCGAGGCAACGCTGACGGCCTACCAGAAGGAAGAAGCCGCCGGCAAGATGACGCGCGAGCAGGCACAGAAAGCGGCGACCGAGGTGATCTCGATGATCCGCTACGGTGGCCAGGACGGCAAATCCGAGTACGTTTATGCCTACACGACCGAGGGTTACGGTGTCTATCACGTTGCCAAGGACCGGATCGGCAAGCCGCTGTTCGACACGGTCAAGGATCCCAAGGGAAATTACACGGTGCGCGACATCGTCGCCAAGGCCAAGGCCACCCCGAGCGGTGCCTACCTCTACACGTTGACGGCGCGACCGGGAGAGAAGGAACCGATCGACAAGCTCGGTTACGTCAAGCTGTTTGAGCCGTGGTCCTGGGTGGTCGGCACCGGTGTTTATGTCGATGACATTGATACGGAGTTCCGGCGGCGCCTGGTTTCCGATCTGGCCATCGCGTTCGGTTTGCTGGCGATCATCGCCTGGCTCGGGTTCGTTATCGCGCGCGGTGTCATTCGTCAGGTCGGCGGCGAACCGGCCGATGCCATCCGTTTCATGGCGCGCGTGTCCGACGGCGACCTTTCGGGCGATATGCCGGATGTCATGCCCGGCAGCATGCTTGATTCGATGGGGAATATGGTCCGTTCGCTGCGCAAGATGGTCAGCGAGATCGGCGAGAATTCGCTGCGTCTGTCGAAAGGGTCCGATCACATCAGCACCGCTTCGCGTGAAGTGGCGACGGCGGCACAGAAGCAGTCGGATGCGACCTCGGCGATGGCGGCCGCCATTGAGGAACTGACCGTCAGCATCAATCACATTTCCGAGAACGCCCGCGATTCGCAGCAGAATTCCGCGCACTCCGTGCAACTCTCCGAGGCCGGGTTCGAGCGCGTGCAGACAGCGAGCGAGGAGATCAACGGCATCGCCTCGGTCGTCAGCGATGCGGCGACCCGCGTGCGCAAGCTTGAGGAGCGTGCCAACCAGATTTCGTCGATTGCCGGCGTCATCAAGGAAATCGCCGGGCAGACCAACCTGCTGGCGCTCAATGCCGCCATCGAGGCAGCGCGGGCGGGCGAGCAGGGCCGCGGCTTCGCCGTGGTGGCGGACGAGGTGCGCAAACTGGCCGAACGGACCTCCCTGGCAACGGTGGAAATCGAAGAGATGATCGCCGGCATCCAGTCGGATACCGTTCAGGTTGCCGGTGTCATGGACGCGGCGCTGCCGCAGGTGGATTCCGGCGTCGCGGCGGCTCAGTCGGCTGCGGATTCGCTGCGCCAGATCAAGGAATCGTCCGAGCGCACGCTTGAGCGTATTCGTGAAGTTGCCGATTCGACGCAGGAGCAGAGCGTCGCCAGCGATAACATCGCGCAGAAGGTCGAGGAGATTGCCTCGATGGTCGAGGAGACGACGGCGGCAATGTCGGCCAATGCCGAAACGGCCGGCGACATGGAGCGGATCGCCGACGAACTCAACCTGCTGGTGGGCCGCTTCCGCTGCTGA
- a CDS encoding DUF3460 family protein gives MATPYESEFTLFLRDMKSRHPEWSEQQRVGRALLWDKKVDFEELQRFAEGSVPPSPCRYDLGRTG, from the coding sequence ATGGCAACGCCTTATGAATCCGAATTTACGTTGTTTTTGCGCGACATGAAATCGCGTCATCCCGAGTGGTCAGAGCAGCAGCGGGTCGGTCGCGCCCTCTTGTGGGACAAAAAGGTCGATTTTGAGGAACTGCAGCGCTTCGCGGAGGGCAGCGTGCCGCCATCGCCATGTCGTTATGATCTCGGGCGCACCGGATGA
- a CDS encoding DUF3567 family protein: protein MNIVYDSDNYAIVAFPTRQAFELVDKAASRSLFVQGSIARGLRSAIDNIPDEDRDEESIDALLDDFCAGVAQPIAVH from the coding sequence ATGAACATCGTTTACGACAGCGATAACTATGCCATCGTTGCGTTTCCGACGCGGCAGGCCTTCGAGTTGGTCGACAAGGCCGCGAGCCGCAGCCTGTTCGTCCAGGGGTCGATCGCCCGTGGTTTGCGCTCGGCCATCGACAACATTCCGGACGAGGATCGCGACGAGGAATCGATTGACGCGCTGCTTGACGATTTTTGTGCCGGCGTGGCGCAGCCGATTGCCGTTCACTGA
- a CDS encoding cation-translocating P-type ATPase: MKTEFDRNAYRKTIDSLVSVFETDAQRGLSGGEAQGRLTQFGGNELRQHPRPGFWALLWEQFNNYLVIILIAAALISLALGEYVDSLAIMIIVALNAVIGVVQESKAEQALEALQKMAAPHAEVVRDGSIVVIPGREIVPGDIVILEAGNFVPADLRLIESVNLKIEEASLTGESVPVEKKAALVLDDEVALGDRRNLAFMGTLVTYGRARGLVVATGMNTEIGLIAEMIQSFEAEETPLQRNLAHLGRILGSACLVICALVFLYGLFRDTHLTVALQGDLVGYFQNEKKDIINLFMTAVSLAIAAVPEGLPAIVTICLALGMQRMIRQNALIRKLPAVETLGCATVVCSDKTGTLTQNEMTVVEGLAGGRRFCVSGEGYAPLGEFSNDVGTFDASGDPDVAALLVGGLACNDAWLERRSAENDGAAWRIIGDPTEGALVVAAAKAGHQRDAMSTDLPRVKEIPFDSERKRMSTIHRIVAASPMPAGEASYLAIVKGAPDMVLELCTRALVGGVVVPMTEASREEIRAGNHAMACRALRVLAVACRPLAELPDSPTSETLENDLVFLGLLGMIDPARPEVVEALQVAHRAGLRCVMVTGDYKDTAEAIARDIGMLTPGGIVLTGADIEKLDDAALAAKAADLQVCCRVSPQHKTRIVDAFKANGHVVAMTGDGVNDAPALKRANIGVAMGITGTDVAKQTADMVLTDDNFASIIAAIRQGRIIYSNIRKFVYFLLACNIGEIMIIFGAMLFGLPIPLRPVQLLWLNLVSDGAPALALGMEKGDPDIMEQPPRPPGEPVINRSMAIGIAVVGLVDTIAVLTVFTLALGRYPDQVAAAQTIAFMTLCISELLRAFTARSETHSIMTIGWCSNRSMLWALAGSLLLVLVVVYVPFLQPFFDTVPPGWDDWLLMTPFFFASPIAMELVKLSLRRA, encoded by the coding sequence ATGAAAACCGAATTCGATCGAAATGCTTACAGAAAGACGATCGACAGCCTGGTCTCCGTGTTCGAGACCGATGCCCAGCGAGGGTTGAGCGGCGGCGAGGCACAGGGACGGTTGACGCAGTTCGGCGGCAACGAATTACGCCAGCATCCACGCCCCGGCTTCTGGGCGCTGTTGTGGGAGCAGTTCAACAACTATCTGGTGATCATCCTGATCGCTGCCGCGCTGATTTCGCTGGCGCTCGGCGAATATGTCGATTCACTGGCAATCATGATCATCGTTGCGCTCAATGCCGTGATCGGCGTCGTTCAGGAATCGAAGGCGGAACAGGCGCTCGAGGCCTTGCAGAAAATGGCGGCGCCGCATGCCGAGGTCGTGCGCGATGGCAGTATTGTGGTCATTCCGGGGCGCGAAATCGTTCCCGGTGACATCGTCATACTCGAAGCTGGCAATTTCGTGCCTGCGGACTTGCGCCTGATCGAGAGCGTCAACCTGAAGATTGAAGAGGCCTCGTTGACCGGCGAGTCGGTGCCGGTCGAAAAGAAGGCGGCGCTGGTGCTCGACGATGAGGTTGCGCTCGGCGACCGGCGCAATCTGGCGTTCATGGGCACGCTCGTCACCTATGGCCGCGCACGCGGCCTGGTTGTTGCCACCGGCATGAACACCGAGATCGGGTTGATCGCCGAGATGATCCAGTCCTTCGAAGCGGAGGAGACGCCGCTGCAGCGGAATCTCGCGCATCTCGGCCGTATTCTCGGTTCGGCGTGCCTTGTCATCTGCGCGCTGGTTTTCCTCTACGGGCTGTTCCGGGACACGCACCTCACCGTCGCGCTCCAGGGAGATCTGGTCGGTTACTTCCAGAATGAGAAGAAGGACATCATCAATCTCTTCATGACGGCGGTGAGTCTGGCGATTGCCGCCGTACCCGAGGGCTTGCCGGCGATCGTGACGATCTGCCTGGCGCTCGGCATGCAGCGGATGATCCGGCAGAACGCGCTGATCCGTAAGCTGCCGGCCGTCGAGACGCTGGGGTGTGCGACAGTCGTGTGCTCGGACAAGACCGGGACCTTGACGCAGAACGAGATGACGGTTGTCGAGGGACTTGCCGGCGGGCGCCGTTTCTGCGTCAGCGGCGAGGGGTACGCGCCGCTCGGCGAATTCTCGAACGATGTCGGTACGTTCGATGCGTCCGGCGATCCGGATGTCGCCGCCCTGCTGGTTGGTGGGCTGGCATGTAATGACGCGTGGCTGGAGCGGCGTTCGGCAGAAAACGACGGCGCGGCCTGGCGGATCATCGGCGATCCGACCGAGGGCGCATTGGTCGTCGCCGCGGCGAAGGCCGGCCATCAGCGCGACGCGATGTCCACGGATCTGCCGCGCGTGAAGGAAATCCCGTTCGATTCCGAACGCAAGCGCATGAGCACGATTCACCGCATCGTCGCGGCTTCGCCCATGCCTGCGGGCGAAGCGTCGTATCTCGCGATCGTCAAGGGAGCGCCGGATATGGTGCTCGAGTTGTGCACCCGTGCGCTGGTTGGCGGTGTCGTTGTGCCGATGACCGAGGCGTCGCGCGAGGAGATACGGGCCGGCAATCACGCCATGGCCTGTCGCGCCCTGCGCGTGCTGGCGGTGGCCTGCCGTCCGCTCGCCGAATTACCGGATTCGCCGACGTCCGAGACGCTCGAAAATGACCTCGTCTTTCTCGGCCTGCTCGGGATGATCGATCCGGCTCGTCCGGAAGTCGTCGAGGCCTTGCAGGTGGCGCATCGCGCAGGGCTCAGGTGTGTGATGGTGACCGGCGACTACAAGGATACGGCCGAGGCCATCGCCCGTGACATCGGCATGCTGACGCCGGGCGGTATCGTGCTCACCGGGGCGGATATCGAGAAGCTTGATGACGCTGCGCTAGCGGCGAAAGCCGCCGATCTGCAGGTGTGCTGCCGCGTTTCTCCGCAGCACAAGACGCGCATCGTCGATGCCTTCAAGGCCAATGGTCATGTCGTCGCGATGACCGGCGACGGCGTCAATGACGCGCCGGCATTGAAGCGTGCCAACATCGGCGTGGCCATGGGTATCACCGGCACCGACGTGGCCAAGCAGACCGCCGACATGGTGCTCACCGACGACAATTTCGCCAGCATCATCGCGGCGATCCGCCAGGGGCGGATCATCTATTCGAACATCCGCAAGTTCGTCTATTTCCTGCTGGCCTGCAATATCGGCGAGATCATGATCATCTTCGGCGCCATGCTCTTCGGGTTGCCGATTCCGCTGCGGCCGGTGCAGTTGCTGTGGCTCAATCTGGTCAGCGACGGCGCGCCGGCCCTGGCGCTTGGCATGGAGAAAGGCGATCCGGACATCATGGAACAGCCCCCGCGTCCGCCGGGCGAACCGGTGATCAACCGCAGCATGGCGATCGGTATCGCCGTCGTCGGCCTGGTCGACACCATCGCCGTGTTGACGGTCTTCACGCTGGCGCTGGGGCGCTATCCCGATCAGGTGGCGGCGGCGCAAACCATCGCCTTCATGACCCTGTGCATTTCCGAGTTGTTGCGCGCCTTTACCGCGCGGTCGGAGACGCACAGCATCATGACTATCGGCTGGTGCAGCAACCGCTCGATGCTCTGGGCATTGGCGGGGTCCTTGCTGCTGGTTCTGGTCGTGGTGTACGTCCCCTTCCTGCAACCGTTCTTCGATACCGTCCCGCCCGGATGGGACGACTGGCTGCTGATGACGCCTTTCTTCTTTGCGTCGCCGATCGCGATGGAACTCGTGAAGCTGTCCCTTCGTCGCGCCTGA
- a CDS encoding universal stress protein, with protein MKRVLIPVDGSECALRAVSLVIDKRSRYADPDGLDIHLVNVQPPLSHDISRFASHEQIVAFHRDESEKQIKSARDLLDAAQAKYICHCEVGHPAEVICALADRLGCDQIVMGTHGRTALVELLLGSITLKVLHLTKIPVLLVK; from the coding sequence ATGAAAAGAGTCCTGATTCCCGTCGACGGTTCGGAATGCGCTTTGCGTGCCGTGTCGCTGGTGATCGACAAGCGCTCACGTTATGCCGATCCGGATGGCCTGGACATCCACCTGGTGAATGTCCAGCCGCCCCTCTCCCACGATATCAGCCGCTTCGCTTCGCACGAGCAGATCGTCGCTTTTCACCGCGACGAGAGCGAGAAACAGATCAAGAGCGCGCGCGATTTGCTCGACGCGGCGCAAGCGAAATACATATGCCATTGCGAAGTCGGGCATCCCGCGGAGGTTATCTGTGCGCTCGCCGATCGACTTGGCTGCGACCAGATCGTCATGGGAACGCACGGGCGCACTGCGCTGGTTGAGTTGTTGCTCGGGTCGATTACACTGAAAGTGCTTCATCTCACAAAGATCCCCGTATTGCTCGTCAAATAG